One stretch of Nycticebus coucang isolate mNycCou1 chromosome 7, mNycCou1.pri, whole genome shotgun sequence DNA includes these proteins:
- the NABP1 gene encoding SOSS complex subunit B2, with protein MNGVNDPLLFIKDIKPGLKNLNVVFIVLEIGRVTKTKDGHEVRSCKVADKTGSITISVWDEIGGLIQPGDIIRLTRGYASMWKGCLTLYTGRGGELQKIGEFCMVYSEVPNFSEPNPDYQGQQNKGSEQKSNSMNGNMGTGTFGSMGNGIQIGPESRGYQFSYAGRSNGRGPINPQLPGTANNQTVMTTISNGRDPRRAFKR; from the exons ATGAATGGGGTCAACGACCCACTTCTCTTTATAAAAGATATTAAGCCCGGACTGAAAAACTTAAATGTCGTCTTTATTGTCCTGGAGATAG GACGCGTGACCAAAACCAAAGATGGCCATGAAGTGAGATCGTGCAAAGTAGCAGATAAAACGGGCAGCATCACTATTTCCGTGTGGGATGAGATCGGAGGGCTCATACAGCCCGGGGATATTATTCGGTTGACCAGAGG GTATGCATCCATGTGGAAAGGATGCCTGACACTTTATACTGGAAGGGGTGGTGAACTTCAAAAAATTGGGGA attttgtatggtttattCAGAAGTGCCAAATTTCAGTGAACCCAACCCAGATTATCAAGGACAGCAGAACAAAGGG AGTGAACAGAAGAGTAATTCCATGAATGGTAATATGGGTACAGGTACATTTGGATCAATGG gAAATGGTATTCAAATCGGTCCTGAATCAAGGGGATACCAGTTTTCATATGCTGGTAGAAGCAATGGCCGGGGACCTATAAATCCACAGCTACCAGGAACAGCTAATAATCAAACAGTCATGACCACAATAAGTAATGGCAGGGACCCTCGGAGAGCCTTTAAAAGATGA